A stretch of Triticum aestivum cultivar Chinese Spring chromosome 1D, IWGSC CS RefSeq v2.1, whole genome shotgun sequence DNA encodes these proteins:
- the LOC123182249 gene encoding putative laccase-11, whose protein sequence is MAMGMGMGSARRLRCASPACLLLAFLLAMPGLTAGLTRRYTFNVTMATVTRLCTTKSIPTVNGRFPGPRITVREGDRLVVSVHNNINNNVTFHWHGVRQLRSAWADGPAYITQCPMRPGQSYVYNFRIVGQRGTLWWHAHFSWLRATLHGPLVILPPRGVPYPFPKPYREVPLMLGEWFNADPEAVIKQALQTGGGPNVSDAYTFNGFPGPTYNCSGGGNSTFKLKVKPGRTYMLRLINAALNDELFFAVANHTLTVVQADASYVKPFAATTLVISPGQTMDVLLTAATNPSSTAFAIAVAPYTNTVGTFDNTTATAVLEYTPQRPAALRGLPAPPLPRYNDTGAVTNFSSNFRSLASARYPARVPLSVDRSFFFAVGLGADPCQSPVNGTCQGPNNTRFAASINNVSFVMPKTSLLQAHYQRRYNGVLAANFPAAPLRKFNYTGTPPNNTFVTHGTRVVPLAFNTSVEVVLQDTSIQGAESHPLHLHGYDFHVVGTGFGNYDAANDTAKYNLVDPVQRNTISVPTAGWVAIRFVANNPGVWIMHCHLDVHLSWGLSMAWLVNDGPLPNQKLPPPPSDIPTC, encoded by the exons ATGGCAATGGGAATGGGGATGGGTAGTGCTCGCCGCCTCCGGTGCGCCTCCCCTGCATGCCTCCTCCTGGCCTTCCTCCTGGCCATGCCGGGCCTCACCGCCGGCCTCACCCGCCGCTACACCTTCAACGTGACGATGGCGACGGTGACGCGGCTGTGCACGACCAAGAGCATCCCGACGGTGAACGGGAGGTTCCCGGGGCCGAGGATCACGGTGCGGGAGGGCGACCGGCTCGTCGTCAGCGTccacaacaacatcaacaacaacgTCACCTTCCACTGGCACGGGGTGCGGCAGCTGCGGAGCGCCTGGGCGGACGGCCCGGCCTACATCACGCAGTGCCCCATGCGCCCCGGCCAGAGCTACGTCTACAACTTCCGCATCGTCGGCCAGCGCGGCACCCTCTGGTGGCACGCCCACTTCTCCTGGCTCCGCGCCACCCTCCACGGCCCCCTCGTCATCCTCCCGCCCCGCGGCGTCCCCTACCCTTTCCCCAAGCCCTACCGTGAAGTCCCCCTCATGCTCG GTGAGTGGTTCAACGCCGACCCGGAGGCGGTGATCAAGCAGGCGCTGCAGACCGGCGGTGGGCCCAACGTGTCCGACGCCTACACCTTCAACGGCTTCCCTGGCCCGACGTACAACTGCTCGGGCGGCGGCAACAGCACGTTCAAGCTCAAGGTGAAGCCCGGGAGGACGTACATGCTGAGGCTCATCAACGCGGCGCTCAACGACGAGCTCTTCTTCGCGGTGGCCAACCACACGCTCACCGTCGTGCAGGCGGACGCCAGCTACGTCAAGCCGTTCGCCGCCACCACGCTCGTCATCTCGCCGGGCCAGACCATGGACGTGCTCCTCACCGCGGCCACCAACCCGTCCTCCACGGCCTTCGCCATTGCCGTCGCGCCCTACACCAACACCGTGGGCACCTTCGACaacaccaccgccaccgccgtccTCGAGTACACCCCGCAGCGGCCCGCCGCGCTCCGCGGCCTCCCGGCGCCGCCGCTCCCGCGGTACAACGACACGGGCGCGGTGACCAACTTCTCGTCCAACTTCCGGAGCCTCGCGAGCGCGCGGTACCCGGCGCGGGTGCCGCTGAGCGTGGACCGGAGCTTCTTCTTCGCCGTGGGGCTGGGCGCCGACCCGTGCCAGAGCCCGGTGAACGGGACGTGCCAGGGCCCCAACAACACCCGGTTCGCGGCGTCCATCAACAACGTGTCGTTCGTGATGCCCAAGACATCGCTCCTGCAGGCGCACTACCAGCGCCGGTACAACGGCGTGCTCGCCGCCAACTTCCCCGCGGCGCCGCTGCGCAAGTTCAACTACACCGGCACGCCGCCCAACAACACGTTCGTGACCCACGGCACCCGGGTGGTGCCGCTCGCCTTCAACACCTCCGTGGAGGTGGTGCTGCAGGACACCAGCATCCAGGGCGCCGAGAGCCACCCGCTGCACCTGCACGGCTACGACTTCCACGTCGTCGGCACGGGGTTCGGCAACTACGACGCCGCCAACGACACCGCCAAGTACAACCTCGTCGACCCGGTGCAGCGGAACACCATCAGCGTGCCCACCGCCGGCTGGGTCGCCATCCGCTTCGTCGCCAACAACCCCG GTGTTTGGATCATGCACTGCCACCTGGACGTGCACCTGAGCTGGGGCCTGTCCATGGCGTGGCTTGTCAACGACGGGCCGCTGCCGAACCAGAAGCTGCCGCCTCCGCCCTCCGATATCCCCACGTGCTAG